One window from the genome of Pseudomonas fluorescens encodes:
- a CDS encoding aminodeoxychorismate/anthranilate synthase component II, protein MLLMIDNYDSFTYNVVQYLGELGSEVKVVRNDELTIAEIEALKPERIVVSPGPCTPTEAGISIDAIKYFAGKLPILGVCLGHQSIGQAFGGDVVRARQVMHGKTSPVFHEDKGVFEGLNRPLTVTRYHSLIVKRETLPDCLELTAWTQLEDGSVDEIMGLRHKTLNIEGVQFHPESILTEQGHELFANFLKQTGGTR, encoded by the coding sequence ATGTTGCTGATGATCGATAACTACGACTCTTTTACCTACAACGTTGTGCAATACCTTGGCGAGCTGGGCTCCGAGGTCAAGGTCGTGCGCAACGACGAACTGACCATCGCCGAAATCGAAGCCCTCAAGCCTGAGCGCATCGTGGTTTCCCCCGGGCCATGCACGCCGACCGAAGCGGGCATTTCCATCGACGCCATCAAGTATTTCGCCGGCAAGCTGCCGATCCTGGGCGTCTGCCTGGGGCATCAATCGATCGGCCAAGCGTTCGGCGGCGATGTCGTGCGCGCCCGACAAGTCATGCACGGTAAGACTAGCCCGGTATTCCATGAGGACAAGGGCGTGTTCGAGGGACTGAATCGTCCGCTTACCGTAACCCGCTACCACTCTTTGATCGTCAAGCGCGAAACGCTGCCTGACTGCCTGGAGTTGACGGCCTGGACCCAGCTTGAAGACGGCTCGGTCGATGAAATCATGGGGCTGCGCCACAAGACATTGAACATCGAGGGTGTGCAATTTCATCCCGAGTCTATTCTCACCGAGCAGGGCCACGAGCTGTTCGCCAACTTCCTCAAACAAACCGGCGGCACGCGCTAA
- the trpD gene encoding anthranilate phosphoribosyltransferase, producing the protein MDIKTALSRIVGHLDLSTDEMRDVMREIMTGQCTDAQIGAFMMAMRMKSESIDEIVGAVSVMRELADKVELKTLDGVVDVVGTGGDGANIFNVSTASSFVVAAAGCTVAKHGNRAVSGKSGSADLLEAAGIYLNLTPIQVARCIDNVGIGFMFAQTHHRAMKHAAAPRRDLGLRTLFNMLGPLTNPAGVKHQVVGVFSQALCRPLAEVLQRLGSKHVLVVHSKDGLDEFSLAAPTFVAELKNDQISEYWVEPEDLGMKSQSLHGLAVDGPAQSLELIRDALGRRKTENGQKAAEMIVLNAGAALYAADHASSLKQGVELAHDALHTGLAREKLEELGAFTAVFKVENEG; encoded by the coding sequence ATGGATATCAAGACAGCCCTGAGCCGTATCGTCGGCCATCTCGACCTGAGCACCGACGAGATGCGCGACGTGATGCGCGAGATCATGACCGGCCAATGCACGGATGCGCAGATCGGTGCGTTCATGATGGCCATGCGCATGAAGAGCGAGAGCATCGATGAAATCGTCGGCGCCGTGTCGGTGATGCGCGAACTGGCGGACAAGGTCGAACTCAAGACGCTGGACGGTGTGGTCGATGTGGTCGGCACCGGTGGTGATGGCGCCAATATCTTCAACGTTTCCACCGCCTCGTCGTTTGTGGTCGCGGCGGCCGGTTGCACCGTAGCCAAGCACGGTAACCGCGCGGTCTCAGGCAAGAGCGGCAGTGCCGATTTGCTGGAGGCCGCCGGCATCTACCTGAACCTGACACCGATTCAAGTGGCGCGTTGCATCGACAATGTCGGCATTGGTTTCATGTTTGCCCAGACCCACCATCGTGCCATGAAACACGCTGCCGCGCCGCGCCGTGACCTGGGCCTGCGTACGCTGTTCAACATGCTCGGCCCGCTTACGAATCCGGCCGGCGTGAAGCATCAAGTGGTTGGGGTGTTCAGCCAGGCGTTGTGCCGGCCATTGGCCGAAGTCCTGCAACGCCTGGGCAGCAAGCACGTGCTGGTGGTTCATTCGAAGGATGGCCTGGATGAATTCAGCCTGGCGGCGCCCACATTCGTGGCCGAACTAAAAAATGATCAGATCAGTGAGTATTGGGTCGAACCTGAAGACCTCGGCATGAAAAGCCAGAGCTTGCATGGCCTGGCGGTCGATGGGCCGGCCCAGTCGCTGGAGCTGATCCGCGATGCCCTGGGGCGCCGCAAGACCGAGAATGGCCAGAAAGCCGCCGAGATGATCGTGCTCAATGCCGGTGCTGCGTTGTACGCCGCCGACCACGCCAGCAGCCTCAAGCAAGGCGTGGAACTGGCCCATGACGCACTGCACACTGGCCTGGCCAGGGAAAAACTCGAAGAGTTGGGTGCATTTACCGCCGTATTCAAAGTGGAGAACGAAGGATGA
- the trpC gene encoding indole-3-glycerol phosphate synthase TrpC, with translation MSVPTVLENILARKVQEVAERSARVSLAELENLARSADAPRGFAKALIDQAKKKQPAVIAEIKKASPSKGVIREHFVPADIARSYEKGGATCLSVLTDVDFFQGADDYLKQARAACKLPVIRKDFMIDPYQIVEARALGADCVLLIVSALDDVKMAELAAVAKSVGLDVLVEVHDGDELERALKTLDTKLVGVNNRNLHTFEVSLETTLDLLPRIPRDRLVITESGILNRADVELMEVSDVYSFLVGEAFMRAENPGTELQRLFFPERGLPVSGSTLD, from the coding sequence ATGAGCGTGCCAACGGTTCTGGAAAACATTCTGGCTCGCAAGGTCCAGGAAGTGGCTGAGCGCAGTGCTCGCGTCAGTCTGGCCGAGCTGGAAAACCTGGCGCGTTCAGCGGATGCGCCGCGCGGTTTTGCCAAGGCGCTGATCGATCAGGCCAAGAAAAAACAGCCGGCGGTCATTGCTGAAATCAAGAAGGCCTCTCCCAGCAAGGGCGTGATTCGCGAACACTTCGTTCCGGCCGATATCGCACGGAGCTACGAGAAAGGCGGTGCGACCTGCCTCTCGGTGCTGACCGACGTCGACTTTTTCCAAGGGGCCGATGACTACCTGAAGCAGGCGCGGGCGGCGTGCAAGTTGCCGGTGATCCGCAAGGATTTCATGATCGACCCGTACCAGATCGTCGAGGCGCGTGCGCTGGGCGCCGATTGTGTGCTGTTGATCGTCTCTGCCCTGGATGACGTGAAAATGGCCGAGCTGGCGGCCGTGGCCAAGAGTGTCGGGCTGGATGTCCTGGTGGAAGTCCATGATGGCGATGAGTTGGAGCGAGCCCTGAAAACCCTCGATACCAAACTGGTCGGCGTGAACAACCGCAACCTGCACACGTTTGAAGTCAGCCTGGAAACCACCCTGGACCTGTTGCCACGCATCCCGCGTGATCGCTTGGTCATCACCGAAAGCGGCATCCTCAACCGGGCCGATGTCGAGTTGATGGAAGTCAGCGATGTGTACTCGTTCCTGGTGGGCGAGGCGTTCATGCGGGCCGAGAACCCGGGTACTGAATTGCAGCGACTGTTCTTTCCTGAACGAGGCCTGCCGGTGAGCGGCTCGACGCTGGACTGA
- a CDS encoding lipoyl protein ligase domain-containing protein → MSPVISLSVEAGLQAEQDLLASICAGDAEFGLLFWQPNDRALVMPRRLSRLPGFEHASEVSAGQGWPVLLRETGGEPVPQSVATVNIALVYAPPRSEGDHGRIETGYRRLCDPICQLLDELGGVASLGEVEGAFCDGRFNVNLDGRKMVGTAQRWRQSKGGQRPVGLVHGALLLENERESMVAAVNRFNEACGLEQRVRAESHIALREKFPAPHALERLDVLYRELLTQLLGA, encoded by the coding sequence ATGTCGCCTGTGATTTCCCTCTCCGTCGAAGCTGGCCTGCAAGCCGAACAGGACCTGTTGGCCAGCATCTGCGCGGGCGACGCCGAGTTCGGCCTGCTGTTCTGGCAGCCCAATGACCGCGCGCTGGTCATGCCGCGCCGCTTGAGTCGACTGCCGGGGTTCGAGCACGCCAGTGAAGTATCGGCCGGCCAAGGCTGGCCAGTCCTGCTGCGTGAAACCGGTGGTGAGCCGGTGCCGCAATCGGTCGCTACGGTCAATATCGCCTTGGTCTACGCGCCACCGCGCAGCGAAGGCGACCATGGCCGCATCGAAACCGGGTATCGCCGGTTGTGCGACCCCATCTGCCAGCTGTTGGATGAATTGGGCGGGGTGGCTTCGCTGGGAGAAGTGGAAGGGGCCTTTTGCGACGGGCGCTTCAACGTCAACCTCGACGGCCGGAAAATGGTCGGCACCGCTCAACGCTGGCGCCAGAGCAAGGGTGGCCAGCGTCCGGTGGGGCTGGTGCATGGCGCGCTTTTGCTGGAGAACGAGCGCGAGTCCATGGTCGCGGCGGTCAATCGCTTCAATGAGGCCTGTGGCCTGGAGCAGCGAGTGCGTGCCGAGAGTCACATTGCCTTGCGTGAAAAATTCCCGGCGCCGCACGCACTGGAGCGACTCGACGTGCTGTACCGGGAACTGCTGACCCAACTGCTGGGTGCTTAA
- the crp gene encoding cAMP-activated global transcriptional regulator CRP, with protein sequence MVAITPTFKIKNLDKLLMHCQRRRYPAKHNIICAGDRSETLFFIIKGSVTILIEDDDGREMIIAYLNSGDFFGELGLFEQAGKEQERSAWVRTKIECEVAEISYAKFRELSLQDPDILYVLSGQIAQRLRNTTRKVGDLAFFDVTGRVARCLLELCKQPDAMTHPDGMQIKVTRQEIGRIVGCSREMVGRVLKDLEERNLVSVKGKTMVVFGTR encoded by the coding sequence ATGGTTGCCATTACTCCCACGTTCAAGATCAAGAATCTCGACAAGCTCTTGATGCATTGCCAGCGCCGCCGCTACCCAGCCAAACACAACATCATTTGTGCGGGAGATCGTTCCGAGACGCTGTTTTTCATCATCAAGGGCTCGGTCACTATCCTGATAGAAGATGATGACGGTCGGGAAATGATCATCGCCTACCTCAATTCCGGAGATTTTTTCGGTGAGCTGGGGTTGTTCGAACAGGCGGGCAAGGAACAGGAACGCAGTGCCTGGGTGCGGACCAAGATTGAATGTGAAGTTGCGGAAATCAGCTACGCCAAATTCCGAGAACTGTCCCTGCAAGACCCGGACATTCTTTACGTCCTCAGCGGACAAATCGCACAGCGCCTGCGCAATACCACCCGCAAGGTCGGCGATCTCGCATTTTTCGACGTCACTGGACGTGTCGCACGTTGTCTGTTGGAGCTGTGCAAGCAGCCCGATGCCATGACCCACCCGGACGGCATGCAGATCAAGGTGACCCGCCAGGAGATTGGCCGGATTGTCGGTTGCTCCCGTGAAATGGTCGGTCGCGTACTCAAGGACCTGGAAGAGCGCAACCTGGTCAGCGTCAAAGGCAAGACCATGGTGGTGTTCGGAACGCGTTAA
- a CDS encoding OsmC family protein: MKARIQWAGEAMFLGESGSGHVVVMDGPPEAGGRNLGVRPMEMLLLGVGGCSNFDVVSILKKSRQAVESCEAFLEAERATEDPKVFTKIHMHFVVKGRALKEAQVKRAIELSAEKYCSASIMLGAAGVEITHDYEIIELG; encoded by the coding sequence ATGAAGGCACGCATCCAATGGGCTGGCGAAGCCATGTTCCTCGGTGAGTCAGGCAGTGGTCATGTGGTCGTCATGGACGGCCCGCCAGAGGCCGGTGGTCGGAACCTGGGTGTTCGGCCGATGGAAATGCTCCTGTTGGGCGTAGGCGGTTGCAGCAATTTCGACGTGGTCAGCATTCTTAAAAAGTCCCGCCAGGCCGTCGAAAGCTGCGAAGCGTTCCTGGAAGCGGAGCGTGCCACCGAAGATCCAAAGGTATTTACCAAGATCCACATGCATTTCGTGGTGAAGGGGCGAGCCTTGAAGGAAGCCCAGGTCAAGCGGGCCATTGAGCTGTCCGCCGAGAAATACTGCTCGGCTTCGATCATGCTCGGCGCCGCCGGCGTCGAAATCACCCACGATTATGAAATCATCGAATTGGGTTGA
- the coq7 gene encoding 2-polyprenyl-3-methyl-6-methoxy-1,4-benzoquinone monooxygenase, with the protein MTTQRHYSPIDRLLLQADTAMRTLLPFSGQPYRPSPAIVQPDAQLSDEQTRHVAGLMRINHTGEVCAQALYQGQALTAKLPQVREAMEHAAEEEIDHLVWCEQRIRQLGSHTSVLNPLFYGMSFGIGAVAGLISDKVSLGFVAATEHQVCKHLNEHLEQLPAEDEKSRAILEQMRVDEEHHAESALDAGGFRFPAPVKFGMSLLAKVMTKSTYRI; encoded by the coding sequence ATGACTACCCAACGTCACTACTCGCCGATTGACCGTCTGTTGCTGCAAGCCGATACCGCGATGCGCACCCTGCTGCCCTTCAGTGGCCAGCCGTACCGCCCATCACCGGCTATCGTGCAGCCGGACGCGCAACTGAGTGACGAGCAAACCCGCCACGTCGCCGGCCTGATGCGTATCAACCACACCGGCGAAGTCTGTGCCCAGGCGCTGTATCAGGGCCAGGCGCTGACAGCGAAGCTGCCCCAGGTGCGTGAGGCAATGGAACACGCCGCCGAGGAAGAAATCGACCATCTGGTCTGGTGTGAACAACGCATTCGCCAGCTGGGCAGCCACACCAGCGTCCTGAACCCGCTGTTCTATGGGATGTCATTCGGGATCGGCGCCGTCGCCGGCCTGATCAGCGATAAAGTCAGCCTCGGCTTCGTTGCCGCGACCGAGCATCAGGTGTGCAAGCACTTGAACGAACACCTGGAGCAACTGCCGGCCGAGGATGAAAAGTCCCGGGCGATCCTCGAGCAGATGCGCGTGGATGAAGAACACCATGCCGAAAGTGCGCTTGACGCCGGCGGCTTCCGTTTTCCGGCGCCGGTGAAGTTCGGCATGAGCCTGCTGGCCAAGGTCATGACCAAGAGCACTTATCGGATTTGA
- a CDS encoding histidine triad nucleotide-binding protein: MDTLFTKIINREIPAKIIYEDDQVLAFHDIAPQAPVHFLVIPKKPIRTLNDLTEADKGLAGHILFTAQRLALELGCEEGFRVVMNCNELGGQTVYHIHMHVLGQRQMHWPPG, translated from the coding sequence GTGGATACTCTGTTTACCAAGATCATCAACCGGGAAATCCCGGCAAAGATCATCTACGAGGATGACCAGGTACTGGCCTTCCACGACATCGCCCCGCAAGCCCCCGTGCATTTTTTGGTCATTCCGAAAAAACCGATCCGTACGCTCAATGACCTCACCGAAGCAGACAAGGGCCTGGCCGGGCACATTCTGTTCACTGCCCAGCGCCTGGCGCTGGAGTTGGGCTGCGAAGAAGGTTTTCGCGTGGTGATGAATTGCAATGAACTGGGTGGGCAGACGGTCTATCACATTCATATGCATGTGCTGGGTCAGCGCCAGATGCACTGGCCGCCGGGCTGA
- a CDS encoding SDR family NAD(P)-dependent oxidoreductase, translated as MTRYALITGASSGIGLAMAEALARRGRNLILVARQRDRLESIAIELTQRFGVEVLFRACDLGEPLRLSGFLLELEEGERQIDLLVNCAGIGTSGPFLGQDWMTEQDLIEVNILALTRLCHAVGNSMALLGGGQILNVASIAAFQPGPWMSTYYASKAYVLHFSEALRVELKKCAIKVSVLCPGPTRTGFFARAQMDEQKLIDSKLLMSPEEVALYAVRALDKNRAIIIPGRRNRWLAALPRLGSRWLVRNIAGMINKAYCPR; from the coding sequence ATGACCCGTTACGCACTGATCACTGGCGCTTCCAGCGGTATCGGCCTGGCCATGGCCGAAGCGCTGGCCCGGCGCGGCCGCAACCTGATACTGGTGGCTCGACAGCGTGATCGGCTGGAAAGTATTGCAATCGAACTGACTCAGCGGTTTGGCGTGGAAGTATTGTTCCGGGCCTGTGACCTGGGCGAACCGCTGAGGCTTTCAGGCTTTCTGCTGGAACTGGAGGAAGGCGAGCGACAGATCGATCTGCTGGTCAATTGTGCTGGCATCGGCACCAGCGGGCCGTTCCTGGGCCAGGACTGGATGACCGAGCAGGACCTGATCGAAGTCAACATCCTCGCCCTGACACGGCTTTGTCACGCCGTCGGTAATAGCATGGCGCTGCTCGGCGGCGGCCAGATCCTCAACGTTGCCTCGATCGCCGCCTTCCAACCCGGCCCCTGGATGAGTACGTACTACGCCAGCAAGGCCTATGTACTGCACTTTTCCGAAGCCCTGCGAGTTGAACTGAAGAAATGCGCGATCAAGGTCTCGGTGCTTTGCCCTGGGCCGACCCGGACCGGCTTTTTCGCCAGGGCGCAGATGGACGAACAGAAACTCATCGACAGCAAGTTGCTGATGAGCCCGGAGGAAGTTGCCCTGTACGCCGTACGCGCACTGGACAAGAACCGCGCCATCATCATTCCTGGACGCCGCAATCGCTGGCTGGCCGCACTGCCGCGACTGGGATCGCGATGGCTGGTCCGGAACATCGCCGGCATGATCAACAAGGCTTATTGCCCGCGCTGA
- a CDS encoding DUF805 domain-containing protein yields the protein MSETRFNIVFDGGLMPGVDTTTAKLNLAELFKSDVSAIERLFTGRKVALKSNLSQSEAQQYLEALNKSGIDARIEAEPVVQLNLGEVQEAPRQPSGRHPDSIVEPVSPYAPPRAQVGEALAEYGTLKPFSFDGRIGRLRYLAWTMVLTLALLPLVGIGFWLATAWLLASDSVAGLIVGGLLAAVVVLAFAFVSIQFNVQRLHDLGWSGWLWLINLVPFVGSIFPFILIIAPGNTGANQYGPPPPRNTTAVKLLASLWLVMIVLIFMATFAGIFGALQEDYDSSSLSSYESSESSNETSEEPAVEAAEPAPPSVDYEEEEQ from the coding sequence ATGAGCGAAACCCGTTTCAACATCGTATTCGACGGCGGCCTGATGCCGGGCGTCGATACCACCACCGCCAAACTCAACCTCGCCGAGCTGTTCAAAAGCGATGTCAGCGCCATTGAACGGCTGTTCACCGGTCGCAAGGTAGCCCTCAAGAGCAACCTGTCCCAGAGCGAGGCGCAGCAGTACCTGGAAGCGCTCAACAAGAGCGGAATCGATGCCAGGATCGAAGCCGAACCCGTTGTCCAATTGAACCTTGGCGAGGTACAGGAGGCACCACGGCAACCGAGTGGACGCCATCCCGATTCGATCGTCGAGCCTGTCTCGCCATACGCGCCTCCCCGCGCCCAAGTCGGTGAAGCGCTTGCCGAGTACGGCACACTCAAGCCCTTCAGCTTCGATGGGCGTATCGGCCGTCTACGCTACCTGGCCTGGACCATGGTGTTGACCCTGGCCCTACTGCCCCTGGTCGGCATAGGCTTCTGGTTGGCCACGGCCTGGCTGCTGGCTTCCGACTCGGTCGCGGGACTCATCGTCGGCGGCCTGCTCGCCGCAGTCGTCGTGCTAGCCTTTGCCTTCGTGAGCATCCAGTTCAACGTCCAGCGCCTGCATGATCTCGGTTGGTCGGGATGGTTGTGGCTGATCAACCTGGTTCCATTCGTGGGCAGCATCTTCCCCTTCATCCTCATCATCGCTCCGGGCAATACCGGCGCAAACCAGTACGGCCCCCCGCCGCCGCGCAATACCACAGCGGTCAAATTGCTGGCCTCGCTCTGGCTGGTGATGATCGTCCTGATTTTCATGGCCACCTTCGCCGGCATCTTCGGAGCCCTTCAGGAGGACTACGACAGCAGCAGCCTGAGCAGCTATGAAAGCAGCGAATCCAGCAACGAAACCTCTGAAGAGCCCGCCGTCGAGGCAGCCGAGCCCGCTCCGCCTTCTGTAGACTATGAAGAAGAGGAACAATAA
- a CDS encoding NAD(P)H-dependent flavin oxidoreductase: MSLPALLEQRLRLPVVAAPMFLISNPQLVLACCRNGIVGSFPALNQRESSGFKAWLEEIEAGLATLENPAPYAVNLIVHHSNPRLQADLAICIEHKVPIVITSLGAVKELVDAVHGYGGLVFHDVTTRRHAEKAAEAGVDGLIAVAAGAGGHAGTWSPFSLIAEIRQFFDKTLLLAGCLNHGHQILAAQLLGADLAYFGTRFIGTSESHAPDAYKEMLLTSRAADIVHTPAVSGVPASFMRQSLENAGFDLAALQNKGAVDFGSKLKPLNDEAKAWKTVWSAGQGVGEIDDLPSVDQLVARLDEEYRQAQARATQLGGQWPR, from the coding sequence ATGTCGTTGCCCGCTCTGCTTGAACAACGCTTGCGACTGCCCGTCGTGGCGGCGCCAATGTTCCTGATTTCCAATCCACAACTGGTGCTGGCCTGCTGCCGCAATGGCATTGTCGGCAGCTTTCCGGCGTTGAACCAACGCGAAAGCAGCGGCTTCAAGGCCTGGCTGGAAGAAATCGAAGCAGGCTTGGCAACCCTGGAAAACCCGGCGCCCTACGCGGTAAACCTGATTGTTCATCACAGCAATCCGCGACTTCAGGCCGACCTGGCCATCTGCATCGAACACAAGGTGCCGATTGTCATCACCAGCCTGGGTGCGGTGAAAGAGCTGGTGGACGCGGTTCACGGTTACGGCGGCCTGGTGTTCCATGACGTGACGACCCGACGGCATGCCGAGAAAGCCGCCGAAGCCGGTGTCGATGGCTTGATCGCCGTTGCCGCTGGCGCAGGCGGGCACGCCGGGACCTGGAGCCCGTTTTCACTGATCGCCGAGATCCGGCAGTTTTTCGATAAGACCCTGCTGCTGGCAGGATGCCTGAACCACGGCCATCAGATCTTGGCCGCACAATTGCTCGGCGCGGATCTGGCCTACTTCGGTACACGCTTTATCGGTACGAGCGAAAGCCACGCACCTGACGCTTATAAAGAGATGTTGCTCACATCCAGAGCCGCAGACATCGTGCATACTCCTGCTGTATCCGGGGTACCGGCCAGTTTCATGCGCCAGAGCCTGGAGAACGCCGGTTTCGATCTGGCCGCCCTGCAGAACAAAGGCGCCGTGGATTTCGGCTCGAAACTCAAACCGCTGAACGATGAAGCCAAGGCCTGGAAAACCGTATGGTCCGCTGGCCAGGGCGTGGGTGAAATCGATGATTTGCCCAGTGTCGATCAGTTGGTGGCACGCCTGGATGAAGAATACCGTCAGGCACAAGCCCGGGCGACGCAGCTTGGCGGGCAATGGCCCCGCTGA
- the hemJ gene encoding protoporphyrinogen oxidase HemJ has protein sequence MLYLWLKALHIVSMVCWFAGLFYLPRLFVYHAQSEDSVSKERFSVMERKLYRGIMGPAMIATLVFGIWLLSLNAGAYFTQGGWMHAKLTLVVLLIGYHHMCGAQVKRFARGENTRSHVFYRWFNEVPVLILLAIVILVVVRPF, from the coding sequence ATGCTCTATCTGTGGCTCAAAGCACTTCACATTGTCAGCATGGTCTGCTGGTTCGCCGGCCTGTTCTACCTGCCTCGCCTGTTTGTCTATCACGCCCAAAGCGAAGACAGTGTCAGCAAAGAGCGCTTCAGCGTCATGGAGCGCAAGCTGTACCGCGGCATCATGGGCCCGGCGATGATTGCCACTTTGGTATTCGGCATCTGGTTGCTCAGCCTCAATGCCGGCGCCTACTTCACCCAGGGAGGCTGGATGCACGCCAAGTTGACCCTGGTCGTGCTGCTGATCGGTTACCACCATATGTGCGGCGCCCAGGTAAAGCGCTTCGCCCGTGGCGAAAACACCCGCAGCCATGTCTTTTATCGCTGGTTCAATGAAGTGCCGGTTCTGATATTGCTGGCTATCGTAATTCTGGTCGTCGTTCGACCGTTCTAA
- the argC gene encoding N-acetyl-gamma-glutamyl-phosphate reductase, translating to MVKVGIVGGTGYTGVELLRLLAQHPQAEVVVITSRSEAGLAVADMYPNLRGHYDGLAFSVPDVKTLGACDVVFFATPHGVAHALAGELLAAGTKVIDLSADFRLQDADEWAKWYGQPHGAPELLEEAVYGLPEVNREKIKQARLIAVPGCYPTATQLGFLPLLEAGLADTSRLIADCKSGVSGAGRGASVGSLYSETSESMKAYAVKGHRHLPEIRQGLRRAAGKDVGLTFVPHLTPMIRGIHSTLYATVVDRSVDLQALFEKRYANEPFVDVMPAGSHPETRSVRGANVCRIAVHRPQDGDLVVVLSVIDNLVKGASGQAVQNLNILFGLDERLGLSHAGMLP from the coding sequence ATGGTCAAGGTCGGTATCGTCGGCGGCACGGGTTACACCGGTGTCGAACTGCTGCGTCTTCTGGCACAGCATCCGCAGGCTGAGGTGGTGGTCATCACTTCCCGATCCGAGGCCGGCCTGGCCGTCGCCGACATGTATCCGAACCTGCGCGGCCATTACGACGGCCTGGCGTTCAGCGTTCCGGACGTCAAGACCCTCGGTGCCTGCGATGTGGTGTTCTTCGCCACGCCCCACGGTGTCGCCCACGCCCTGGCCGGTGAACTGCTGGCCGCCGGGACCAAGGTGATCGACCTGTCGGCGGACTTCCGTCTGCAGGACGCCGATGAGTGGGCCAAATGGTACGGTCAGCCCCACGGTGCGCCGGAGTTGCTCGAGGAGGCGGTCTACGGCTTGCCGGAAGTCAATCGCGAGAAAATCAAGCAGGCTCGACTGATCGCCGTACCGGGTTGCTATCCGACCGCGACACAGTTGGGCTTCTTGCCGTTGCTTGAGGCCGGTCTTGCCGATACTTCGCGTCTGATTGCCGACTGCAAATCCGGGGTCAGCGGCGCCGGGCGTGGCGCCAGTGTCGGCTCGCTGTATTCCGAGACGTCGGAAAGCATGAAGGCGTACGCGGTCAAGGGGCATCGCCACCTGCCGGAAATTCGCCAGGGGTTGCGCCGGGCTGCGGGCAAGGACGTCGGCCTGACCTTCGTGCCGCACCTGACGCCGATGATTCGTGGCATTCACTCCACCCTCTATGCGACCGTCGTCGATCGTTCGGTGGACCTGCAGGCATTGTTTGAAAAACGTTACGCCAACGAACCGTTTGTCGATGTAATGCCCGCTGGCAGCCATCCAGAGACCCGCAGCGTGCGCGGTGCGAACGTTTGCCGGATCGCCGTGCATCGCCCACAGGACGGTGACCTGGTGGTGGTATTGTCGGTCATCGATAACCTGGTCAAGGGCGCGTCCGGCCAGGCGGTGCAGAACCTGAACATCCTGTTCGGCCTGGATGAGCGCCTGGGGCTGTCCCATGCGGGGATGTTGCCTTAA
- the erpA gene encoding iron-sulfur cluster insertion protein ErpA — MSVETFTPTALQFTHGAAHKVKSLVDEEGNDRLKLRVFVTGGGCSGFQYGFTFDEEVAEDDTIVEREGVSLVVDPMSFQYLAGAEVDYQEGLEGSRFVIKNPNATTTCGCGSSFSI; from the coding sequence ATGAGCGTCGAAACCTTCACCCCCACGGCTTTGCAATTCACCCACGGTGCCGCGCACAAGGTGAAGAGCCTGGTCGATGAAGAGGGCAATGATCGTTTGAAGCTGCGCGTATTTGTTACGGGTGGCGGTTGTTCCGGTTTCCAGTATGGCTTCACTTTCGATGAGGAAGTGGCTGAAGACGACACCATCGTCGAGCGCGAAGGGGTCAGCCTGGTGGTCGATCCGATGAGCTTCCAGTACCTGGCAGGTGCCGAGGTGGATTATCAGGAAGGTCTGGAAGGGTCGCGTTTCGTGATCAAGAACCCTAACGCCACCACGACCTGTGGGTGCGGTTCTTCGTTCTCGATCTGA